The DNA sequence ACAAGGAGTTTGCCAAGCGTGCCAAGGAAGCGCACACCTTCACGATCGTGGGCGGCGAAAATTACGGCCAGGGCAGTTCGCGCGAACACGCAGCGCTGGCGCCGATGTATCTCGGTTTGCAGTTCGTGATCGCCAAGAACTTTGCGCGCATCCACAAAACGAACCTGGTCAACTTCGGGATTCTGCCTTTGACCTTCGTGAATCCGGCGGATTACGACAAGATCAAGCAGGAGGACATGCTGGAGATCGCGGATGTCACGGCCGGCCTGAAGTCCTCCGGCAATCGTCTGAACGTGACCAACGTGACGCAAGGCAGTAGCTTTGAGGTGCAGTTCGATCTGTCACCGCGCCAGGTCAAGATCCTGTTGGCCGGCGGGCTGCTTAACTTCACCAAGGCGGGGAGTAACTGAGGTTCGGTCGAGCGAATCTCTGATCAGACACCGTAGGGGCGACCCTCGTGGTCGCCCTTTTGCTGCATAGCTCATTTCGTCGTTCCAAATGACACTCACGTCAAACGAAGTCATCTCTTACCTTGAAATGTGCGCCCGCGAAGGTGCCAACCTGCAACGGGGAATGAACTTCAGAATT is a window from the Candidatus Zixiibacteriota bacterium genome containing:
- a CDS encoding aconitate hydratase (Catalyzes the conversion of citrate to isocitrate), with product KEFAKRAKEAHTFTIVGGENYGQGSSREHAALAPMYLGLQFVIAKNFARIHKTNLVNFGILPLTFVNPADYDKIKQEDMLEIADVTAGLKSSGNRLNVTNVTQGSSFEVQFDLSPRQVKILLAGGLLNFTKAGSN